One Thomasclavelia spiroformis DSM 1552 DNA window includes the following coding sequences:
- a CDS encoding ATP-dependent Clp protease proteolytic subunit encodes MHLIPTVIEKTNQREYAYDIYSRLLEDRIILLTGTIDDKMASSIVGQLLYLESIDNSADIYMYINSPGGSINAGMAIYDTMNFIKCDVSTIVIGMAASMAAFLLSAGTKGKRCSLPNSEIMIHQPLGAFEGQASDIEISAKRILKQKEKLNKLLSKNTNQPLSKIITDTDRDYFLEPNEALVYGIIDEII; translated from the coding sequence ATGCATTTAATTCCAACAGTTATTGAAAAAACAAATCAACGTGAATATGCTTATGACATATATTCTAGATTGCTAGAAGATCGTATTATCTTATTAACTGGCACTATTGATGACAAAATGGCAAGTAGTATTGTTGGTCAACTTCTTTATTTGGAATCAATTGATAACAGTGCTGATATCTATATGTATATAAATTCCCCAGGTGGCAGTATCAATGCCGGTATGGCTATATATGATACTATGAATTTTATAAAGTGTGATGTTTCGACTATTGTAATTGGCATGGCTGCAAGTATGGCCGCTTTTTTGCTAAGTGCTGGTACAAAAGGGAAACGTTGTAGCTTACCAAACAGTGAAATCATGATTCATCAACCACTTGGAGCATTCGAAGGACAAGCCAGTGATATTGAAATCAGTGCCAAAAGGATTCTAAAACAAAAAGAAAAATTAAATAAACTTTTAAGCAAAAATACAAATCAACCATTATCAAAAATAATTACAGATACCGATCGCGATTACTTTCTAGAACCCAATGAAGCTTTAGTCTATGGTATAATTGATGAAATAATATAA
- a CDS encoding transglycosylase domain-containing protein, with amino-acid sequence MKKFIKIILTILTIMTTSLLSLYVIAYLIGSPDLNKNRYLKLYDNNQQIYYQSINDYAGHYVSLDNVSQYFKDSIVAIEDRRFYQHRGFDPIGILRAIKVNITNQDKSQGASTITQQYARLLYLTNEKSWSRKIKEAFLTMQLETHLSKDLILEGYINNVYFGHGIYGIENAARYFYDKSAKDLNLNESSMLAGIVNGPTYFSPLNDEESARKRQGVVLDALIDTKKITKQQKQEVLNSPLNLASEHKVDENLSNNFYKDTVIDELEELGYYNNTYLNQGLNVYTTLDSDYQKVLEQSATNYTKDSEVETSSIVVEPYTSKILGLIGGKDYSKSQFNRATKANRQIGSTIKPLLYYLALENGFSPTTTFLNEPTTFKLEDNTTYSPGNFNDKYAYKEINLAQAIAVSDNIYAVKTHLFLGKENLASLIKKFGIEDVEANASLALGTLNTNIYNLANMYNTLASEGVYNHLYTIEKITNNEGKIIYQHKAQNKQMLNKDSCLALSQLLTASFDNRYSTYLQATMATYKLENTNACKTGSTDFDNLAVAYNPNVLVASWVGYDDNRKMKTSNDKTVAKKTVVDVLNYTNETQDVKWYKPTKNLQAIAIDPISSEFDENGIVYWFKKKQS; translated from the coding sequence ATGAAAAAATTTATAAAAATAATCTTAACTATTTTAACTATCATGACAACTTCACTTTTATCATTATATGTTATTGCATACTTAATAGGTTCTCCAGATTTAAATAAAAATAGATATCTAAAACTATATGATAACAATCAACAAATTTATTATCAGTCAATCAATGATTATGCTGGTCACTATGTTTCTTTGGATAATGTCAGTCAATATTTCAAAGACAGTATCGTAGCTATCGAAGATCGTCGCTTCTATCAACACCGTGGTTTTGATCCTATTGGTATTTTAAGAGCTATAAAAGTAAATATCACAAATCAAGATAAATCACAAGGGGCTAGTACAATAACTCAACAATATGCTCGTTTACTATACTTAACAAACGAAAAATCCTGGTCTCGTAAAATAAAAGAGGCTTTTTTAACCATGCAACTTGAAACCCATTTAAGTAAAGATTTGATCCTTGAAGGTTATATAAATAACGTATATTTTGGTCATGGTATTTATGGTATCGAAAATGCTGCACGCTATTTTTACGATAAAAGCGCCAAAGATTTAAATTTAAACGAGAGCTCTATGCTTGCTGGAATAGTTAATGGACCTACTTATTTTTCACCACTAAATGATGAAGAAAGCGCCAGAAAAAGACAAGGTGTCGTTTTAGACGCACTAATCGATACCAAAAAAATCACTAAACAACAAAAACAGGAAGTTTTAAATAGTCCTTTAAATCTAGCAAGTGAACATAAAGTTGATGAAAATCTATCAAATAATTTCTATAAAGATACCGTTATTGATGAATTAGAAGAGCTAGGATATTATAATAATACTTACTTAAATCAAGGTTTAAATGTATATACAACATTAGATTCTGACTATCAAAAAGTATTAGAACAAAGCGCTACTAATTATACAAAAGACAGCGAAGTAGAAACATCAAGTATTGTCGTTGAACCTTACACTAGTAAAATTTTAGGATTAATAGGCGGTAAAGATTATTCAAAATCACAGTTCAATCGAGCAACTAAAGCAAATCGTCAAATTGGAAGTACTATCAAACCATTATTATATTATTTAGCATTAGAAAATGGTTTTAGTCCTACAACAACTTTTTTAAACGAACCTACAACTTTTAAATTAGAAGACAATACAACTTATAGTCCTGGTAATTTCAATGATAAATACGCATATAAAGAAATCAATCTTGCTCAAGCAATTGCAGTATCTGATAACATATATGCAGTAAAAACACATCTTTTTCTTGGCAAAGAAAACCTTGCTTCTTTAATTAAAAAATTTGGTATTGAAGATGTAGAAGCAAATGCTTCTCTTGCATTAGGAACATTAAATACTAATATTTATAATCTTGCTAATATGTATAATACACTTGCAAGTGAAGGAGTATATAATCATTTATATACTATTGAAAAAATCACTAATAATGAAGGTAAAATTATTTATCAACATAAAGCACAAAATAAACAAATGTTGAATAAAGATAGTTGCTTGGCTCTATCACAATTATTAACCGCTTCTTTTGATAATCGATATAGCACTTATTTACAAGCTACTATGGCTACATATAAACTAGAAAATACTAATGCCTGTAAAACTGGAAGTACTGACTTTGATAATTTAGCTGTAGCGTATAATCCTAATGTTTTAGTAGCTAGTTGGGTTGGATATGATGATAATCGAAAAATGAAAACATCAAATGATAAAACTGTAGCAAAAAAAACAGTTGTAGATGTATTGAATTACACTAATGAAACTCAAGATGTTAAATGGTATAAACCTACTAAAAATCTTCAAGCAATCGCTATTGATCCAATTAGCAGTGAATTTGACGAAAATGGTATAGTATATTGGTTCAAGAAAAAGCAATCCTGA
- a CDS encoding HD domain-containing protein, with product MKAKNYNLNDTKLDDSKVFRDAVHNYIHVDQPVILDLINSKEMQRLRRIKQLGGTHLVYQSAEHSRFCHCLGVYFIVRKMIFNSEVGKYLSDYDKLTVMCAALLHDLGHGPFSHCFEGAFGLNHEEYTVKIINGNSEVNCILESFEKGFSKKVSSIIEKTHPNTILIQMISSQLDADRMDYLLRDSYFTGTTYGHFDLYRILRVMKVVDNKIVYKYSGVQAIENYILARYHMYWQVYYHPTSRSYEQLLISIFRRMKDLYNEGYDFGDIRYLNPFLDGNVNEVDYVKLDESIVLYYFRLLSESNDKILADLCDRFLNRKLFAYRDLNNEEEKIKIIKEFAKSGIAVRYYVVSDDQSQIPYLYYDNNEVNAIEILVNHELKLLPEVSEIVGAITNSSKNKIDHKIFYPE from the coding sequence ATGAAGGCAAAAAATTATAACTTAAACGATACAAAATTAGATGATAGTAAAGTATTTCGTGATGCTGTACATAATTATATACATGTTGATCAACCGGTTATACTTGATTTAATTAATTCTAAAGAAATGCAAAGATTAAGAAGAATAAAACAATTGGGTGGAACACATTTGGTATACCAAAGCGCAGAACATTCACGTTTTTGTCATTGTTTAGGGGTATATTTTATTGTTCGAAAAATGATTTTTAATAGTGAGGTTGGTAAGTATCTTAGTGATTATGATAAGTTGACAGTTATGTGTGCAGCATTATTACATGATCTTGGTCATGGACCATTTTCACATTGTTTTGAAGGTGCTTTTGGATTAAATCATGAAGAGTATACAGTTAAAATTATTAATGGAAATAGTGAGGTTAATTGTATTTTAGAATCTTTTGAAAAAGGTTTTTCTAAAAAAGTTAGCAGTATTATTGAAAAAACACATCCTAATACTATTTTAATTCAAATGATATCTAGTCAGTTAGATGCTGATAGAATGGATTATTTATTGCGAGACTCTTATTTTACAGGGACTACGTATGGTCATTTTGATTTATATAGAATTTTACGAGTGATGAAAGTAGTAGATAATAAAATTGTTTATAAATATTCTGGGGTTCAAGCAATAGAAAATTACATTCTAGCAAGATATCATATGTATTGGCAAGTTTATTATCATCCTACATCAAGAAGCTATGAGCAATTGTTGATTAGTATTTTTAGAAGAATGAAAGATTTATATAATGAAGGATATGATTTTGGAGATATTCGCTATTTAAACCCCTTTTTAGATGGAAATGTTAATGAGGTAGATTATGTTAAATTAGATGAAAGTATCGTTCTATATTATTTTAGATTATTAAGTGAAAGTAATGATAAAATTTTAGCTGATTTATGTGATCGATTTTTAAATCGTAAATTATTTGCATATCGAGATTTAAATAATGAAGAAGAAAAGATAAAAATCATAAAAGAATTTGCTAAAAGTGGAATTGCAGTAAGATATTATGTTGTAAGTGATGATCAAAGTCAAATTCCATATTTGTATTATGATAATAATGAAGTTAATGCAATTGAGATATTAGTTAATCATGAATTAAAGTTGTTACCAGAAGTATCAGAAATTGTTGGGGCAATAACCAATTCTAGTAAGAATAAAATTGATCATAAAATATTTTATCCTGAATAA
- the rpoE gene encoding DNA-directed RNA polymerase subunit delta, with translation MDSMDRYYNMSMVDVAYELMTKKKTAVNFYKLWNEVCQMKKFDEEKRNEKESLFYTNITLDGRFITVGENNWDLRSRHTFSEVHIDMNDIYAEEEDVPEEPEEDVDSTIEDDYN, from the coding sequence ATGGATAGTATGGATAGATATTATAATATGTCTATGGTTGATGTAGCATATGAATTAATGACAAAAAAGAAAACAGCAGTTAATTTTTATAAATTGTGGAATGAAGTTTGTCAAATGAAAAAATTTGATGAAGAAAAAAGAAATGAAAAAGAATCATTATTTTATACTAACATTACTTTAGATGGGCGTTTTATTACAGTTGGTGAAAATAATTGGGATTTAAGAAGTCGACATACATTTAGTGAAGTTCATATTGATATGAATGATATTTATGCTGAAGAAGAAGATGTACCAGAAGAACCTGAAGAAGATGTGGATTCAACAATTGAAGATGACTATAATTAA
- a CDS encoding MerR family transcriptional regulator produces MTYTIGEMSKMLNVSSSTIRYYDKEGLLPFVERTEGGIRVFKEKDYEFLKIIHCLKATGMQIKDIRKFILLVIQGDKTIDARLKLFQNQKNEVEKQIKQLEEALDTIKFKCWYYETAKSVGNTAFVDSIPDEELPEDLRIIRQKMRSLE; encoded by the coding sequence ATGACATATACAATTGGAGAAATGTCAAAAATGTTAAATGTTTCATCATCAACGATTCGTTATTATGATAAAGAAGGATTGTTGCCTTTTGTAGAACGTACAGAAGGCGGGATACGTGTTTTTAAAGAAAAAGATTATGAATTTTTAAAGATTATACATTGTCTAAAGGCAACAGGAATGCAAATAAAAGATATTCGTAAATTTATTCTTTTAGTGATTCAAGGAGATAAAACAATTGATGCACGTTTGAAGTTGTTTCAAAATCAAAAAAATGAGGTAGAAAAACAAATAAAACAATTGGAAGAAGCATTAGATACAATTAAGTTTAAATGTTGGTATTATGAAACTGCAAAATCAGTTGGTAATACAGCATTTGTAGATAGTATTCCAGATGAAGAGTTACCAGAAGATTTAAGAATTATTAGACAAAAAATGCGTAGTTTAGAATAA
- the cls gene encoding cardiolipin synthase: MKKGLEFLSNRIVVSIILIIIQIIAILIFAYTLFIDLWVFKIIFMMLSLLVVLYIINKDDDPSYKIIWLVPILSFPVFGGVLYLTFGNKKPAKKLQIAFDKQSKATNPYIYPNHVLEEIADPIIKGQIKYLVNENFPVYNNSEIKYYSLGEEAYLDLLEELAKAKHFIFMEYFIVEEGKMFDAVLNILKQKVKEGVEVRFMYDDVGSLTMLPFKYYQKLESYGIKCISFNHFVPFISAVMNTRDHRKITVIDGNIGFSGGFNLADEYINEKVKYGHWKDTGVMIKGEAVWNLTLMFLVTWNASLNSFEDYDKYHPRHYSVDKIRPDGYILPYGDSPLDNKPVGKNVYLNMINQAQKYIYINTPYLIINDELKNALCLAVQRGVDVRIITPGIPDKKLVYKVTRSYYEILINEGVKIYEYTPGFIHAKNFVCDDKVATVGTINLDYRSLYLHFECGVYIYQTSAIKDIKNDFLKTITLSKEITQVDVMHGKFRGWTEAILRVFAPLL; this comes from the coding sequence ATGAAAAAGGGATTAGAGTTTTTATCGAATCGTATAGTTGTTTCAATTATTTTGATTATTATCCAAATAATTGCTATTTTAATATTTGCATATACTTTATTTATTGACTTATGGGTTTTTAAAATAATATTTATGATGTTAAGTTTGTTGGTTGTATTGTATATTATAAATAAAGATGATGATCCTAGTTATAAAATTATTTGGTTAGTTCCAATTTTATCTTTTCCTGTTTTTGGCGGTGTTTTGTATCTTACTTTTGGAAATAAAAAACCAGCAAAAAAATTGCAGATTGCTTTTGATAAACAAAGTAAAGCAACTAATCCATATATTTATCCAAATCATGTTCTTGAAGAAATTGCTGATCCTATTATTAAGGGACAAATTAAGTATTTAGTTAATGAAAATTTTCCTGTTTATAATAATAGTGAGATTAAATATTATTCTTTAGGAGAAGAAGCTTATTTGGATTTGTTAGAGGAACTTGCTAAAGCTAAACATTTTATTTTTATGGAATATTTTATTGTTGAAGAGGGTAAGATGTTTGATGCAGTTTTAAATATTTTAAAACAGAAAGTTAAAGAAGGCGTTGAAGTTCGTTTTATGTATGATGATGTAGGTTCTTTAACGATGTTACCGTTTAAGTATTATCAAAAATTGGAGAGTTATGGAATTAAATGTATCTCATTTAATCATTTTGTCCCATTTATTTCAGCAGTAATGAATACCCGTGATCATCGTAAAATCACGGTAATTGATGGAAATATTGGTTTTAGTGGTGGATTTAATCTTGCTGATGAATATATCAACGAAAAAGTTAAATATGGTCACTGGAAAGATACAGGGGTAATGATTAAAGGTGAGGCGGTATGGAATTTAACATTGATGTTTTTGGTGACATGGAATGCATCTTTAAATAGTTTTGAAGATTATGATAAATATCATCCGCGTCATTACAGTGTTGATAAAATAAGACCAGATGGTTATATTTTACCATATGGAGATTCACCGTTAGATAATAAACCGGTAGGTAAAAATGTTTATTTAAATATGATAAATCAAGCTCAAAAATATATATACATTAATACACCTTACTTGATTATTAATGATGAATTAAAAAATGCTTTGTGTTTAGCTGTACAAAGAGGGGTCGATGTAAGAATTATAACACCGGGGATTCCAGATAAAAAACTAGTATATAAAGTTACACGCTCTTATTATGAAATATTGATTAATGAGGGTGTAAAAATATATGAATATACACCAGGGTTTATTCATGCAAAAAACTTTGTTTGTGATGATAAAGTGGCTACTGTAGGAACAATAAATTTGGATTATCGTAGTTTGTATTTGCACTTTGAATGTGGTGTGTATATTTATCAGACATCAGCGATTAAAGATATAAAAAATGACTTCTTAAAGACAATTACTTTGTCAAAAGAAATAACGCAAGTTGATGTTATGCATGGTAAGTTTAGAGGATGGACTGAGGCAATATTAAGAGTGTTTGCACCATTATTATAA
- the argS gene encoding arginine--tRNA ligase, producing the protein MAINKIEATLKNVLKKAIISRGFVEDYDQENIIIEIPRDKTHGDYSTNLAMQLTKLLKRNPREIATAIVEAIDKETANIEKIEIAGPGFINLFLAKDAMTSIIKEVLDEKENYGKSNYGNGIKYNVEFVSANPTGDLHLGHAKGAAVGDSICRIMEAAGYDVTREYYINDAGNQIHNLALSLYARYQQAFGKEVTMPEDGYHGKDIIDIANKIKEIEGDKYLGLPEDKAIAYFRAKGTEYELQKIKDILNEFRVSFDVWFSETSLYEENKVVPTIEKLKEAGYTYEEDGALWFKSTEFGDDKNRVLIKSDGSYTYLTPDIAYHLNKLDRGYEYLVDLLGADHHGYINRMKAAIQALGYNADQLNIDIIQMVRMMNNGEPVKMSKRTGNAVTIKDLIEEIGVDATRYFFVSKAANTPFDFDIGLAKSHSNENPVYYAQYAHARMCSIKTQADKAKIDYSDKFDLLVNNKEIELVKHINEFRNVIVDSAINRAPHKIANYIQRLAQLFHSFYNECYVIDENNIELSKQRLSLVEATRITMANALNLIGVSAPEKM; encoded by the coding sequence ATGGCAATTAATAAGATAGAAGCAACTTTAAAAAATGTATTGAAAAAAGCAATAATATCACGTGGATTTGTGGAAGATTATGATCAAGAAAATATTATAATTGAGATTCCTAGAGATAAAACACATGGTGATTATTCAACAAATTTAGCAATGCAATTAACAAAATTATTAAAAAGAAATCCACGTGAAATTGCTACTGCAATAGTAGAAGCGATAGATAAAGAAACTGCCAATATTGAAAAAATAGAAATAGCGGGTCCAGGATTTATTAATTTATTTTTAGCTAAAGATGCAATGACATCAATTATAAAAGAAGTATTAGATGAAAAAGAAAATTATGGTAAAAGCAATTATGGAAATGGAATTAAATATAATGTAGAGTTTGTTTCTGCTAATCCAACTGGAGATTTGCATTTAGGTCATGCTAAAGGTGCGGCTGTTGGGGATAGTATTTGTCGTATTATGGAAGCAGCAGGTTATGATGTTACACGTGAATATTATATAAATGATGCGGGAAATCAAATTCATAATTTAGCATTATCTTTATATGCGCGTTATCAACAAGCTTTTGGTAAAGAGGTTACGATGCCAGAAGATGGATATCATGGTAAGGATATTATTGATATTGCAAATAAGATTAAAGAAATTGAAGGTGATAAGTATTTAGGATTACCTGAAGATAAAGCGATTGCTTATTTTAGAGCTAAGGGAACTGAATATGAGTTACAAAAAATAAAAGATATTTTAAATGAGTTTAGAGTTTCTTTTGATGTTTGGTTTTCAGAAACTTCTTTATATGAAGAAAATAAAGTTGTACCAACAATTGAAAAATTAAAAGAAGCTGGATATACATATGAAGAAGATGGAGCTTTATGGTTTAAATCAACTGAATTTGGTGATGATAAAAATCGTGTACTAATTAAAAGCGATGGATCATATACTTATTTGACACCGGATATTGCTTATCATTTAAATAAATTAGATCGTGGCTATGAATATTTAGTTGACTTGTTAGGTGCAGATCATCATGGATATATTAATCGTATGAAGGCAGCAATTCAAGCTCTTGGATATAATGCTGATCAATTAAATATTGATATTATTCAAATGGTTAGAATGATGAATAACGGTGAACCAGTTAAAATGTCTAAAAGAACTGGAAATGCAGTAACTATTAAAGATTTAATTGAAGAAATTGGAGTAGATGCTACACGTTACTTCTTTGTATCAAAAGCAGCCAATACACCTTTTGATTTTGATATTGGATTAGCTAAATCTCATTCAAATGAAAATCCTGTTTATTATGCACAATACGCTCATGCAAGAATGTGTTCAATTAAAACTCAGGCAGATAAAGCAAAGATTGACTATAGTGATAAATTTGATTTGCTAGTTAATAATAAAGAAATTGAATTAGTTAAACATATTAATGAATTTAGAAATGTAATTGTAGATAGTGCTATTAATAGAGCACCACATAAAATTGCTAATTATATTCAACGATTAGCACAATTGTTTCATAGTTTTTATAATGAATGTTATGTTATCGATGAAAATAATATAGAATTAAGTAAGCAAAGATTATCGTTAGTTGAGGCAACTAGAATAACAATGGCTAATGCATTGAATTTAATTGGTGTAAGTGCCCCAGAAAAAATGTAG
- a CDS encoding iron-containing alcohol dehydrogenase, whose amino-acid sequence MLGDFTYSNPTKIYFGENSLDNLSTELKNYGKNVLLVYGGGSIKKNGIYDKVIDILKKCDKTIIEDAGVMPNPTVEKLYEGCKLAREGNVDLILAVGGGSVCDYAKAVSVSTYCNEDPWEKYYLRMEDVDNKIIPVGCILTMVGTGSEMNGGSVITNHEQKLKIGHVFGDNVFPKFSILNPTFTYTLPKYQMIAGFYDIMSHILEQYFSGEDDNTSDYIMEGLLKSLIHSSKIAVNDPTNYEARSNIMWIATWALNTLVAKGKTTDWMVHMIGQSIGAYTDATHGMTLAAVSIPYYKYICPYGLNKFKRYAINVWDVLSEGKTDEQIANEGLECMEKYMRDLGLVMNISDLGVKEEMLEGIAEGTFIMNGGYKVLTKDEIITILKQSMK is encoded by the coding sequence ATGTTAGGTGATTTTACATATTCAAATCCTACAAAAATCTATTTTGGTGAAAACTCACTAGATAATCTTTCTACAGAACTTAAAAATTATGGAAAAAACGTATTATTAGTCTATGGTGGAGGATCAATTAAAAAAAATGGTATATATGATAAAGTAATTGATATCCTAAAAAAATGTGATAAAACAATTATAGAAGATGCAGGTGTAATGCCTAATCCAACAGTTGAAAAACTATATGAAGGCTGCAAACTTGCTCGTGAGGGTAATGTTGATTTAATTCTTGCTGTTGGTGGCGGAAGTGTTTGTGACTATGCTAAAGCAGTATCAGTTTCAACATATTGCAATGAAGACCCATGGGAAAAATATTATTTACGTATGGAAGACGTTGACAATAAAATTATTCCTGTAGGCTGTATTTTAACTATGGTTGGAACTGGTTCCGAAATGAATGGTGGTTCAGTTATTACTAATCATGAACAAAAATTAAAAATTGGGCATGTTTTTGGTGATAATGTTTTTCCAAAATTCTCAATCCTCAATCCAACATTCACATATACTTTACCAAAATATCAAATGATAGCTGGTTTTTATGACATCATGTCTCATATTTTAGAACAATATTTCTCAGGTGAAGATGATAATACTTCCGACTATATTATGGAAGGATTATTAAAATCATTAATTCATTCATCAAAAATAGCAGTAAATGATCCAACAAATTATGAAGCACGAAGCAATATCATGTGGATAGCAACTTGGGCTTTAAATACTTTAGTTGCTAAAGGAAAAACTACTGATTGGATGGTACATATGATTGGTCAATCAATTGGTGCTTATACTGATGCAACTCACGGAATGACTCTTGCTGCTGTATCTATCCCTTATTATAAATATATTTGCCCTTATGGATTAAATAAATTTAAACGTTATGCAATCAATGTATGGGATGTATTAAGTGAAGGAAAAACTGATGAACAAATCGCTAATGAAGGGCTTGAATGTATGGAAAAATATATGCGTGACCTTGGTTTAGTAATGAATATTAGTGATTTAGGTGTTAAAGAAGAAATGCTTGAGGGAATTGCTGAAGGTACATTTATTATGAATGGTGGTTATAAAGTTCTTACAAAAGATGAAATTATAACTATTTTAAAACAAAGTATGAAATAA
- a CDS encoding DUF1934 domain-containing protein, with product MEPIKVKYRSVFKYDSHQETIKFDTNGYLKNTSNGKTISFKGDKEIKIEIMLDKVILHNGKSVLHLVLNDEIVNEYETDYGVVLLKTKLISYQYENPLKLRYELYDGNNLISSVYLMVSYLQLEN from the coding sequence ATGGAGCCAATTAAGGTTAAATATAGAAGTGTTTTTAAATATGATAGTCATCAAGAAACGATAAAGTTTGATACGAATGGATATTTAAAAAATACTAGTAACGGAAAAACAATAAGTTTTAAAGGGGATAAAGAGATTAAGATTGAAATTATGCTGGATAAAGTTATTTTACATAATGGAAAGAGTGTGTTGCATTTGGTCTTAAATGATGAAATTGTAAATGAATATGAAACTGATTATGGAGTTGTTTTGTTAAAAACAAAGTTAATCTCTTATCAATATGAAAATCCACTTAAATTAAGGTATGAATTGTATGATGGAAATAATTTGATTAGTAGTGTTTATTTAATGGTTTCGTATTTACAATTAGAAAATTAA